ACATTACTTAAAACTTTTTAGCGATCGCCGACGAGTAGTACGCActaatgtatatatgtatgttatgTGTTTAGCGCGACTTTGACGACTCGTGTTTGACCGGACAACCGACTGTGGACACGCGTACGGAATGGCGGGCGTccaaaatatttatttacatttATTTACTACCAGTCCGCTAGGGATGTTAATATATTGATAGGTCcatatatcgatatatattttttactGCCGAAAATACTAATTTGGATTCAACGGAACTTCTCATCTGAGTTCAGGAAATAGACACACTTATTTCAACTAGATCCAAACAAAAGCATATCTTTCTCTCGCTCTTACTGCATGCTGTTCCTTTAAGACCTCTCTGCTTTTCAAATATGACAGGTAATTAGATGTAGTGCCATACGATCATTATCGATGTATCGGTATTTTTCTGCGATAGGCGGAACGAGCTCGGCggttacatacattttatttttaaatataataatGGAATAACAATTTAGGCCAGACATCCGATTTTGTGTTTGTTATTTCGAAACGACACGTCCAACTTTGGTTCAACATAATTTTTCCGGAAAGAATGATTTGTGCAATAACACTTGTTTCTTATCAACCGGGTTTAGCTAGGACTATTGATGTGCGACTATATGCATTTAAAAATCTCGTTGTCTCAGAACGACATGTTTTTGACATATTCTTGCATGACTCGATCCCGATATCTATTCTCGTAGCTAGAAAACCATGAAGCTGGCAAATTACTTTGAAATAGATTTATAAGTGGTGCCACGTAATTTCTAAAAGCTTTGTTTTACACTTTACcattgaaattgaaataaaaTAGATTTTAGAAAGACGTTTGATCTTAGAAACTATTGAGCGACTAGGTTTATATTTTCTTGTTTGTTTAGCGATCGCTTTTGAATTCAACAAGTATATTTTATTCAATTTATTTCTGAATTATTCGGCAATTTGTAACTGCCTAGCCTAAGTCTTTGAGATCGGAACTATTTGGAAAAGAATAGATTCTGGCCTGATACACATCCTTTTAAGCTGGTTCGAGTAAGAATCATACAAGCCTCTATTGGCCGAAACTGCTCAAGATCACTCAGCCATGAGTGGACACGGTTGCGTTAGTAATCTAGCTAATTATGCTCTCAAGGAAATTAGAAAGAGGAATGTAGATGAGTAGAAAGCTTCGGCACTTGCAATGCGGAGGAAGTCAATATGAGAACGTCTTGAACAAATGTTCTCCATTTAAGTGAGGATTGCTAGAGAGTCGTAATGGATTATCTCAAAGTAGAAGACCAGCGAATCTTAAACATTTGAAAATGATCTTTCGACGGACCAGGGGCGGATGGTCGATCTATACAGCCTGAAACAGCTCAAATCTTTGTACGCTGATCTCGGCATGGGGAATGGGTGGTGTATACAATCTCAAGCAATTCGAGTGTCCACGGAAACTGAACTTGCATACTCCCTTATAAGTATAACGAAACTGGATCAACTGGAATCTCTGGAGCTTGGTGGATTTCTGCCAAACGATGAAGCAGCGGCAGTGTAGGTGTCGGCTCTACGCTGCCCTGTGAGCTGGTCTGTCAGTTGCCCAGATTGAAACACCTACAGGTGTGTCACTTCGGTTGTGTACATGACTCGTTCATCGAGGGGTTGATCAAGAACCAGGGTTCTCCTGTGGAAAGTGTTATCCTGGATAAGCCACATTTGTTGGAGGCACAGTTTAAGCATATGTATTTGCAATGTTTCTACACTCCAGGAATTCTGTATCCTGCGCCACCGTGCCCTTGAAGGATTTACTGCAGCTGTAGAACATTACGAATGGCCAACTTCTGGATCTCCTGAAGGGACTCTCTCGCCTATACGAAATATACGAAATTATAATCCCATATTTACTAACAAAGAACTTGGTGAGCAAGATCAGAACTAGCAAGTCTACAGATTTATTTACAGATTTATTTACAGATTTTACAGATTACAGATTTGGACAAATATTTGTACGTTTTATTCTCAGCTGGGACTTCTTGCATCGCACGTCGAATGTCAAGGCTTCCAAGGTGGGCCTGAAATCGAAGAAGTGCCACCGGAATTCATTTTGATAGTCCAGAACCATCCCCTCATCCCATGGAATACCATTACAGGAGACCAAGTCTTCCgttttgtccgcctgatgcgCATAAGAGAGGCGTTGGTGGATTCACGGGCGAACATTGCCGAGCCCTGCCATTATTAACTCTGTCATTTACTGTCGAGGCCAAGAGAGCTGATTTGATGGGCGCCAAAAGCAAATTCGCATGTGCAAATGCGCAGCAAATGCAGTTTTGCAAACAACACACCGGTTTTCTTACCTTGAAAGAAAGCATATCATATCTCACGGGAAAATCTATCGAAAGATAAGTTTTTGTTCGAGTTCCTCTAGACTTGACTAAAAAACTAGAAGTAAAGTATTTCCGACTTGTAAACCAACGAATATGATGCGATATGCATTTTGGATTGAAATAAGAACTAAGAACGACGGCTTTCCCACACAGAAGGAAGAAAATGTAGCATTTCCTGGCTTGCTGCAATAGAGTAATGTCTTTATTTAAGTTTACTTCCAATTAATCATAAAAAATACATAGTTTATAGCTTTTTGAGGGGATACACGCTGTAGAAGAGCAAATAGCGTTGGGTTAAAGCGATTCCATGGCGGAAATTTGGTCTGTTTTACAAGTAAATCTTAGGGATCTGTGCTGGAATAAACGAGTAATTGAGCGCTCCGATTTCATATGCACTACAAAGATGAAACAATTGGCTATAACAGTTAAGGGTGTTCCGCTCCGAGGGGATCGTTTTATGGCCGCGACATTATCTGGGGCTTAATGGCCAGCCTATCGACGATGTACTGGGGCATGCAGAGCGTTGGATTGATGGCCTTCAGGCCGGAATGTCCCAGCAGTGAGAGACCACCAATGCCGAAAAGCGTGTGGAATATGTCGGGCATGTTGCCCGTACGATCGGAGAATCCGCCTGTCTCTGCGTCCTGGCAGGACAAAATAAATTGCTGCAGCTTCTCGGAGCTGATCCAGTGTAGGCGGCCCATAATGGTCAGCGAGGAGAGAACCCACCAGGAGTAGCACACATCTGGCAGTTTCTCGGGCCGCCCATTGAGTCCGCCCGAGCCCAGCTGGCGCTCACAGAGCCACCAGCCCAGCTTGTCCACGTCCAGCAAGTGCAATCGGTGTGTGAGTGAAAGGAAACCCACGCAGCAATAAATGAGACCTACAGGAGAGCCACCCAATCAGAACGGTACAAAAGTGATTAGCTCATGATCATGACTCACCCGCATGGGACTCGGCGCCTGGCTTGGAGCCGAATCCGCCATCCGTCTGATTGCAGCACGACATAATAAACTGGACCGCCTTATCAATGTCAATGGTCTGCTCCATGCGCTTGAGCAGAGTCAGAGTGGCAACCGCACAGAAACTGAATCTGGTATCCACCTCGCCCCATTTGTCACCAAAGAAGCTGCCGTCCGGCTGCTGCAGTCCCACAATGAATCGCACCACGGCCTCGCAATCGATCTCATTCAGGGCATCATATGTGCAGAGTATTTGCACCGCTGACAGAGTGTACAGCATGTGCGGATCGTGGCCCTCGCAGGGTGCAAATCCCCCCGTCGTGGAGCACTGGCACCGCTTCACAAACTCGATAATGTGCTTCCTTTCCAGGCGATCCAGCTGCCCCATTATGTCAAGGGCTGTGACGCCCCAGTAGATGCCCGACATGCGCAGAAACTCGGTCATGCAGTACTCGTAGTCGTCCTCCTGCTTCCCATGATTCTCGATGTACTTCACATGCTTACAGAACTGCAGCTCTTGGATTCCCACATCGGCGTCGCCTGATCCCCCGTTGGTGGGCTTTACGAAGGTCGTGAAATCCATCGCTGATTGCTCTCAATTGAATGAGATGAGTTTTCTATTCCGAGTTTCGTTTGATTAAATTAATTGGCTGTGCCTGCGCCTCGGAATAGTTTCTGTGCTGTTCTGGTTCTGAATAACAAAAATCTGAACCATGGGCGCAGCTGATTGGCCACGAGATGGTTGGCAACGCGGAGCTAGGCTACCAAACAGCTGATCATATTTTGCCagtttcatcaatctattaaattaaattttcaacGTATATAAAAATCGAaaaaaagcaagtatttagaataggccagtcaagtagaaaattgattcactaatcgtataaaattatgtgggcatggctgaAAGATCTATCttgctagtaatattcgacggaagatcaaaaacgaAGAATATTTCAAGTAATTTTCggtattttctggtatttttttgtatatattaAAATAATCAATAGCAGCATCGATATATCAATTTTATAATCTATACCACCACTAGCGATCAGCTGTCGCGACTTATCGAAGCACAGCCATCTCAATTGGATTTGTGAGGCAGACATTCCTGTGGACGGCCGTTTTGAAGACTAGCGGCGCCCTTTGGCGCAGTTGTGGCCCCCCAGAAGACGAAATTCATTTCAGCAGACCCTTGACTGGGGGTGGGGGTAAAACAGCTGTTCGTCTGAAAACGGCATCTGGACAGCGTCTTCATGATTCTGCCGTGGGGAATGGGGCCTGCTTCACCTCTGCCTGTACCGGCCCCGCGAGCCCACTGCGTGGTGCCTGCCGCCTTCCTGTTGTTTTCGCGCCAGGAGCACATTGGGCCGCATCTCGACCGAGTACAGCGAGGGCAACGGAATCGCGACGACGAGCGGACACCCTTCAAGGATGTGGGCGTGCGCATCGCCCTAAACGTGTCGGTGGTGGAGCGGTGCATTTTCTGAACTGACCAGACCTTCCTCAATCGCTCCTATGTGCAGCGGATCGTGGACTCG
The sequence above is a segment of the Drosophila miranda strain MSH22 chromosome 4, D.miranda_PacBio2.1, whole genome shotgun sequence genome. Coding sequences within it:
- the LOC108162860 gene encoding geranylgeranyl transferase type-2 subunit beta gives rise to the protein MDFTTFVKPTNGGSGDADVGIQELQFCKHVKYIENHGKQEDDYEYCMTEFLRMSGIYWGVTALDIMGQLDRLERKHIIEFVKRCQCSTTGGFAPCEGHDPHMLYTLSAVQILCTYDALNEIDCEAVVRFIVGLQQPDGSFFGDKWGEVDTRFSFCAVATLTLLKRMEQTIDIDKAVQFIMSCCNQTDGGFGSKPGAESHAGLIYCCVGFLSLTHRLHLLDVDKLGWWLCERQLGSGGLNGRPEKLPDVCYSWWVLSSLTIMGRLHWISSEKLQQFILSCQDAETGGFSDRTGNMPDIFHTLFGIGGLSLLGHSGLKAINPTLCMPQYIVDRLAIKPQIMSRP